The region GTTAGCTAGCTAGATGCTGCTGATTGACATTTTAGTTATCTGTTCCTATCAGATGCGGAGTTCCGGAATACTGGGTTAGAGAGATCAGACGCACTGAAGAAAGATCTGAAATGGTTCAGCAAACAGGGTCACACAATTCCAGAACCATCTGCTGCTGACACTAAATATGCTTCCTATCTGGAAGAGTTGTCTGAGAAGGACCAGCAAGCATTTTTCTGTCACTTCTATAATATGTACTTTGGTCAATCTGCTGGAGGTCGACTGACCGGCAAAAAGGTACCACTTTTCAGCACAAAACATTGTACCGAACGTTCATGTGAATATGTGATGTAAAATAGTGTTTGTGTGAATGGCTTCCCATATTTGTTGTTAACAATGTGTTGTTGGCACTGGTTCTTCTCAATCTTCTTATTTTGCTGATTGAAATTCCAAAAGAAGATAGTAGTATGATATTACTGTATGAACTCCGTTGAGGGTCACTTTATGCACAGATCTGTTTCATATCTCGTTCTTCTGCTATGTAAATACTTCTACATTCATTCTATAGCTGGCCATTTCGTTGTGGAGCATGAATCCTTATATTTACTTATCCAATGCAAATCAGGGCATCACGGCAGACTGTATTCTGTCAGTGTGGTGTGAGCGAGAGTTACCTGTTCCTCCATTgatgaatactccctccgtcccaaaatataagaacatttttgacactaaaaGTGTCAAaaatagtgtcaaaaatgttcttatattttggtacggagggagtatcatttaaCCTAGTAATCATGCCCTCTATTCATGTCAGATTGCTGACAAGATTCTGAACAAGAAAGAGCTGGAATTCTACAAGTGGGAAGGTACCCTGTCCGAGCTGCTGCAGAATGTCCGCACAAAACTTAACCAAGTTGCTTCTGTAAGTCCAAAAGCTTTGATGTCGTGCTCTTATTTTTCTGCCCGTGTGTCTCTCAGTGTCTTAACCCGATCACATCTATGCTCAGAACTGGACCCGGGAAGAGAAGAACCGCTGCCTGGAGGAGACTGTGACGTCGTTCGCTTATTCAGTAGATCGTCTGCGCAAGATATTCACCTGAGCTGGAACCTAGGTTGTATCATTTTCTTGTCAGCTGTATCAGATCATCGGATCGGATCGTAGTATCACGATACTATGTGATTTTCACTTTTAGTATTGTCAATCTATATATTGAAAAATACAAGAAAGACTTGGGGGCTTACTGTCAAGCACATGAGCTGGTGTGCTAGGCCTCCCAAGTTCAAGCCTCACCACTCTCTTAATAAAATACCACTGTGGTTCCTCTAGTTTTATATATTGAAAAATACTGCAAATGTATTTACATTTTTTAATTATAAAATTGAATTTTGAGCATATTGTATCTCCTTCGTACAGGCCGATCAATGTTACTTTCATATATTGAATATAAAAATACAAACCCATAAAACAAATGGCTTAGGCCAACGTACTTCAAAGCTAGCTAGTCCTTGTGAATTGTGGCTCGCGAGGGATCATTCGGCAAGCAAATGTGTAGCTGTTCCGTGGCCCCATGTGACGATCGACAGAGAAGGATCGATCGCACGATGGGGAACTGGGGGAGGAGCAGAGGTAGGAGACGGGAGTACGTAGGAGAAGGGGAGAGACTCGAATTGACTTGTTCATTCATTTGAtactgttagactatgtatagcttctgtacctatgtacgtatatggtatatattgtaacacaaccattatatataatgagataagccacccttagagggttgtgctggttccccaaaacttattgtcttacatggtatcacgctaggttacgatcgcttccgcttctaaaccctaatacccgcaccgccgccgcagccgccgccgccttcaccgccgccgccgcgccaccgatcgcgccgccgccatgtcgagcgccgccaccaccggttccactgctgcgggcttcctcccggcctctcttgcggctctgctcaacctcccgctcgagttccggctccgatcgggacaaggagcatcggctccgtcttctccacgccgccggcgccctcgcttgcgcgtgacctcgtggtccacatcgcggcgccgccgtccgctgcggactccgcaggcgttgtcccgccgctcctgccgcaagcggatcacactgccccgctggcggggttggcggcgtccgccccgggcgcgggccttgcggcgtccgcaccggccgcgagctttgcggcgcccgccctggctgcggtcccgcctcctcccgcatcggcttcggtgcctccggctgcctccatggtgtttgcaccccagggagcctcctcgatgggattgtctttgccaccgccgtttcacttcggtcatctcatcaccatcaagctctccgccgacaactacatcttctggcgtgcgcaggttctcccgctcttggggagtcactacctgctaggctacgtcgacggattgcttccctgcccacccgcgccggtagacagcgtgcacggtccggtctacaatccggcccatcgcgtctggacggggcaggaccaggcgaacctctcctccatccaggggtcgctctcgccggcagttgccggccttgttgtcttcgcgaagacgtctcatgaggcctggaccatccttgagcgcacctttgcagcgcagtcccaggctcgtgtctctgcactccgtcgtcagcttggagagtgtcagaagcttgactccactgccactgagttctacaacaaggttaagggcctcgccgacacattggcctccattggacagcccctcaccgactccgagttcaactcgtttattgtcaatggtcttgatgaggagtatgatgccttagtcgagatcatcaacgagcggggcaactcgacacccatgctggcacacgaggttttctctcggctccttctcattgagcaacgggtcgagactcgccgcaccaggggcactggctccctctcggccaacgccgccaccaagggtggccgctcttcttcatcaccccggtctcccttggggctgccaccgtcgcccgcctcggcccccccacctactgcgaccttaccgggggctggcggtccacgtgtgtgtcagctttgtggccgcgatgggcactgggcctccaagtgtcataagcgcttccagcgaagcttccttggtcttggcaatgatggcaaagatacacgcaacaatgcccgtcaggtcgccatggctgatcgtcccgcgccgcagaagcaacagggacacactcagtcctactccatcgatccacactggtacatggactctggggcgacagagcatctaaccagcgagatggggaagcttcacactcgtgaaccctatcatggctccgacaagatccacaccgccaatggagcaggtatgcacatctctcatattggtcaagcatctcttctcactagacatgccaataggagtcttcagcttcgcaatgttcttcgagttccatctgtgacccgtaatcttctttcagttcctaaactcacacgtgataataatgtgctttgtgaatttcacccttttgatctttttattaaggatcggggcacgagggacattcttcttagtgggcggttgtgccagggcctctaccgtctggagcatcctggtgtcgctcgtgttttcagtggagttcgggtctctccgtcacagtggcatgctcgtcttggtcacccggccacacctattgtccgtcatattttgcgtcgtcatgagcttcctagtttgtctagtcataaagatgtagcagtgtgtgatgcttgtcagcaggggaagagtcatcaacttcctttttcggagtccagtcgtgaggtgaaacatcctttagaacttatgTTTTCAGATGtaaggggtcctgctcagacttttgtcagtggtcataattactatatcagtttcgttgatgcttatagtcgctttacctggctttaccttattaaacgcaaatctgatgtgtttgatatttttgttcagtttcaaaaacatgttgaacgtcttctcaagcacaaaattgttcatgtccagtcagactgggggggggggcgagtatcgcaacctcaactctttctttcagtcgcttgggatagctcatcgtttagcatgtccacatacacatcagcagaatggttcagtcgaacgtaagcatcgtcatattgttgaagctggtcttactcttttggcccatgcatctgttccgtttcggttttggagtgatgctttcaccactgcatgctttctcatcaaccgtactcctactcgtgttttaaacatgaagactcccattgaggttctccttaatgaacaacctgattatacctttctcaaggtatttgggtgtgcttgctggccgcatcttcgtccatataacaagcgcaagcttgagtttcgttctaagaagtgtgtttttcttggctatagctctcttcataaaggttacaaatgtcttcatgttcccactaatcgtgtctatatatctcgggacgtcgtgtttgatgagcatgtttttccctttgcgaaccttcctgtgtccactgtcgaaccaccatccctgcattcatcctctgttgcttctgaccaatttgatgatgttgcatactctcctttgctgttacctaaccatggtgcaggaactggacgtggagctcgtttggagttgttggaggattcaccatcatcatcgtcgtcttctggtgggcacgtcgatcgccctatgttgcatggcatcgattcgcgtgcccatgcatggtcacccgacgagcccgtcgcgccgagcatctccactgctcggtccgtttcgccagcggccgccgagtcgcccgcggctcggcccgtcacgccgtcttcgcctgcggctcggcccgtcacgccgtcttcgcccgcagctcgggtcctcacgtcgcgttcatcagcggatcggcccgcgacaccggccgcgccacggcccactatgccgagctcgccatcggcccggtctgtgatgccggagtcgccagctgcttcgtctgctctgccggtttcgccggtgggtcggccttcttcgccaaccgagtccgaggctaccgtgactggctcctcgtcaccggctgactcgtcaacgtcgtcgtcctccagcccgttgcaggctgctccgtcgacctcggtggttcctgtgtcccgaccacgtacacgcagtcgcagtggcattttcaaacctaaggaacgtaaggatggtacggttgcttggttggctgcttgtttggctgctgctgttgcggatccatcttctgagcctcgctcatatcaggctgccctgcgcattccacattggcgagaggctatggagcaggagtttcatgctcttcttcgtaacaagacatggactctcgttcctccaccaccacgggtaaatgttattgactcaaaatgggtattcaaagtgaagaagcattcggatggatctattgagcgttacaaagcgcgacatgttgctcgcggttttcggcagcgtcatggtcttgactatgaggacaccttcagtcctgtcgtcaagcctaccactattcggcttcttctcttcattgctgtttctcgtgcttggtcacttcgtcaacttgatgtgcagaatgcttttctacatggatttttggaggaagaggtttatatgaaacagccgcctggtttctctgatcctgatcgtcctgactatatctgtcgtctttccaaagcactatatggtttgaagcaagctcctcgtgcctggcatgcccgcctcgcctctgcccttcgtgctcatgggtttgtgccgtctactgctgacacttcgttatttcttctacagaagccagaagtcactatgtatcttttggtatatgtcgatgatattatccttgtcagctcttctcagtatgctgctgatgctcttgtctgctctcttggtgctgattttgcggtcaaagatcttgggaagcttcactactttcttggagttgaggtcacttctcgtgctactggtcttgtccttacgcagaagaagtactccttggagttgttacagagagctggcatgctgaagtgcaaaccgaccaccacacccatgtcgtctaccgacaagataacaactgttgatggtgagcttttgtctcctgcggatgccacagagtacaggagcattgttggtggacttcagtacttgacgatcacgagaccagatatctcttatgctgttaacagggtttgtcagtatcttcaggctcccagagatactcattgggctgctgttaaacgcattcttcgttatgttcagttcaccctgacatttggtgtgcatattcggccgacttcctctcgggtcctttcggccttctctgatgcagattgggctggtagcccagatgacaggcgatccacggggggttatgcagtattctttggctctaatttgatcgcctggagtgctcggaaacaggctactgtgtcacgtagcagtactgaagctgagtagaaggctgtggctaatgctactgcagagattatttgggtgcagtctttgcttcaggagttgggtttgtctcaaccacagcctcctattctttggtgtgataacatcggtgctacatacctttctgcaaatccagtatttcatgcccgaatgaaacacattgaagttgactatcactttgtacgggaacgtgtatcacagaagcaactccagatcaagtttatctcatctaaggatcaacttgcagacatcttcactaagcctttaccgctgccacagtttgaggcttgtaggcgcaatcttacccttctcagttctttagaaagtggctaagattgagggagggtgttagactatgtatagcttctgtacctatgtacgtatatggtacatattgtaacacaaccattatatataatgagataagccacccctagagggttgtgctggttccccaaaacttattgtcttacagatACCCAGTACACTGGAGATACTTGGCTTTTTTTTTGAGAATTGGAGATACTTGGCTAAATACCCATGCACGCCACACACTGATTAGAATGGGCCACAGCCAGCTCATGGACTCACTGGGCTCAGCCCAAACTACCCTTCTCCCTATTAAGTCCACCGCTATGCAGTAGCAGGTGTGACAATTGCCCCCTCTTGAGCAAGAGCTTCGTCCTCCCAGATCCGTGCAGTAGGGTAGCGTTGTCGGAGAACCGTATAGTCTTCCCAGGTTGTAGATGCCTCTGAGAGAGATGACCACTGTACACGAACCTGCATGATGGAGGCGTTCCCTTTCTTGACCATGCAGTGCTCCAGAATGGCTTTAGGGACGAGCGGTGCAGGTGTGAGGTCCGGTGCCTTTGACAATTCCGAGAACATTGGAGTGTAATCTGGAGTAAATGGCttcaaccactagtagaaaaacgatcTGTTGTACCGGTTTgtaaggacctttagtcccggttctgtgaccagcactaaagggtggggactaaaggtaccccctttagtcccggttcaacacgaaccggggccaaaggcccaccacgtggcacgagcccgcgCGGTGGACTCGGGCACCTTTAGagctggttggtaacaccaaccggtactaaaggatattttttttgattttttttatttttttcaaaaaaataaataaaattttccccatttttcaaatttctgaattatttgacgatTTTGTCTCTAATCACAGCTCATCAttgctctaatcacccctcatcatttcaaGTCGTCTAACTTTCTGGCCGGTCACCcaacctctcactactccagcctgagcacgcttaacttccgaattctattccccctagtttccaaCTCTGCACGTGTTGTTTACCTGACaatagtaagctgtcaatcctattaaccctcaggaatttagtttgagcatgaagtcacatgtttcaccgtttgagtttgaaacttttattctaaaaaataattattatttagtaacCGAAATATTTCtttaataagtagtttgaccatagtttgaccacagtttgaccggatttgaccatagtttgaccatagtttgaccaaaagtcaaaaaactaaaataattatttgttaacactaatatttcttgaataattagtttgaccatagtttgaccacaatttgaccagatttaacgaaaattttaaaaaaattgaaatttgagcatattttttccttttagaatttgaggattctaaaattttgcaaacaggccgtaggcagtcaaaatcggatgcggattttcgtgctgattttttgatatattatatttttttcgacatcgtatgcagaAGATATgaccgttttactttttcataacacttttttgcaaaacatgtccaaatttaagtttttaaattttcctaactagtatatGTAGTAAcagaactacatctcgaaggattttaatttttgaagtttttatctttttcttttgtttgttacaaaactgaaatggcgatacacgaggggggtagagtttgaaaattgacctttagtcccggtttgtgtctccaaccgggactaaaggttagacccactttgtcccggtttgtgacccaaaccgggactaaaggggctcgtggggccctggcctgacgccagcctgccaccacccctttagtaccagtttgtgccacgaaccggtactaaaggttcaacacaaaccgggactaatgcatagccgttcgaaccggcactaatggtcacaatagtgccggttaatttacgaaccgggactaaagcgctgaacattaggtcctttttctactagtgaactggGACACACGAAAAACATTGTGAATGTGGCTGTCAGGTGGCAGAGTTAACCTATAAGCCATGGTGCCAATCGTTGCTCCCCTGGAAAGGGGCCAAAGAATTTGTAGGCCAATTTGGGACATGGGCGATTTGCCACTGTTGACTGAGCGTTGGGTTGCAGTTTGAGCAACACATGTTCCCCCACATTGAACATTCTCTCCATGCGATGACGATCTGCTTTCTGCTTGCATCTGTTCTGAGCACGTGCCAGCTGATCACGCAATCTGTCGTTATGTTGTGCCCACTCCAAATCTGTGTCCTTGTTGTCTGGTAGCTTGGCTGTGATGTCGGGAAAACCACCCAAATTGGGCTCTTGGCCATATAGAGCTTTGAAAGGATAAGTATCGAGCGAGGAGTGATGAGTAGTATTATACCAGAATTCTGCTGTTGGAAGCCATTGATACCATTTCTTGGGGCTGTCATGTACTGCACGGTGCAGGTACATCTCCAGACACTGATTAACCCGCTCACTCTGGCCATCTGTCTACGGGTGGTATGTCGTGGAGTAGCTGAGCTTGGTGCTCGCAGCCTCGAGAAGAGCCCGCCACATAGCACTAGTGAAGACGCGTGATGCATCtcgaacgtatctactttttcaaacacgtttgcccttgttttggactctaacttgcatgatttgaatagaactaacccggactgacgctgttatcagcagaattgcaatggtgttatttttgtgcagaaataaaagttctcggaatgaccagaaaCTTCACCGAGTCATGTTTTGGaattaaaaaatattggcgaaataaTTAACAAAAGGGGGCTCACACCCTGTTCATGAGGGTGCAGGGTGGGCCCCCGGCCTCGTGGGTCCACTGGACCTCTACCGACCTcatctccaactctatatattcacgtttcgGGAGAAAAcaaacagagagaaggattcattgtgttttacgatacggagccgctgccaagccatgttcttcctcggaagggctaatctagagtccgttatgggctctagagaggggaacccgtcgccatcgtcatcatcaaccatcctccatcaccaatttcatgatgctcaccgccatgcattaGTAATCCCACCgtcggcttgctggacggtgatgggttggatgagatgttggggaacgttgcataaaataaaaaaattcctacgttcaccaagatcaatctatgagttcatatagcaacgagagagaggggtgcatctacatacccttgtagaacgcgagcggaagcgttcaagagaacgaggttgagggagtcgtactcgtcgtgatccaaatcatcgaagatcctagcgccgaacggacggcacctccgcgttcaacacacgtacggtcagcgtgacgtctcctccttcttgatccagcaaggggggaggagaggttgatgaagatccagcagcacgacggcgtggtggtggatgtagcagggatcccggcagggcttcgccaagcgtctgcgggagggagaggtgtagcaaggggaagggaggcgccaagtgcaagggtgcggctgccctccctccccccatctATTATAGGTTCcccagggggggggcgccggccctaggagatgggatctcctagggggggcggcggccaaggggggtgccttgccccccaaggcaagtggaggcgccccctcccctagggttcccaaccctaggcgcagggggccccagggggggcgcaccagcccaccaggggctggttcccctcccacttcagcccatggggccctccgggataggtggccccacccggtggagccccgggacccttccggtggtcccggtacaataccggtgaaccccgaaactttcccgatggccgaaactcgacttcccatatataattctttacctccggaccattccggagctccttgtgacgtccgagatctcatccgggactccgaacaactttcggtttgctacatacaaatatctctacaaccctagtgtcaccgaaaccttaagtgtgtagaccctacgggttcgggagacacgcagacatgaccgagactgctctccggtcaataaccaacagcgggatctggatacccatgttggctcccacatgctcctcgatgatctcatcggatgaaccacgatgtcaaggattcaagcaaccccgtatacaattccctttgtcaatcggtatgttactttcccgagattcgatcgtcggtatcccaatacctcgttcaatctcgttaccggcaagtcactttactcgtaccataatgcatgatcccgtgaccagacacttggtaactttgagctcattattatgatgcattaccgagtgggcccagagatacctctccgtcatacggagtgacaaatcctagtctcgatccgtgtcaacccaacaaacactttcggagatacccgtagcataccttttatagtcacccagttacgttgtgacgtttggtacacacaaagcactcatacagtatccgggagttacatgatctcctggtctaaggaaaggatacttgacattgga is a window of Triticum dicoccoides isolate Atlit2015 ecotype Zavitan chromosome 2B, WEW_v2.0, whole genome shotgun sequence DNA encoding:
- the LOC119366213 gene encoding heme oxygenase 1, chloroplastic-like — translated: MALAAATLASSPRVCISVSAAGMNSSGLSVSLGARRVPGISVQIHSQRRRIVAAAAVARGDEGAGKTFVEEMRAAAMRMHTKDQTSEGEKELEGPSLNELEPNLEAYLRFLVDSKLIFQTLENIVDRAAVPWYAEFRNTGLERSDALKKDLKWFSKQGHTIPEPSAADTKYASYLEELSEKDQQAFFCHFYNMYFGQSAGGRLTGKKIADKILNKKELEFYKWEGTLSELLQNVRTKLNQVASNWTREEKNRCLEETVTSFAYSVDRLRKIFT